Below is a window of Plasmodium brasilianum strain Bolivian I chromosome 14, whole genome shotgun sequence DNA.
ACGCATTTTTTCTCATAcatcaataataataacattatttaaatCCCGTCCTAACATTTTTAGATCTTTTACAAAATTGTTGTTCCTAAAAAAGGTGTACAAAGTATgaatttgttttgttttttttaatagttccatattgtatattaaaaatgtaatgactatataattattccttttttatttttccttgtCTAATAAACTTACAAAAAAGTACAAGATTCCCTAAATAGTCTGTAAGCACAAACATCATTTTTGTCCAACTTATCAATAACAGCATTTGCATACTGTAtcaataagaaaaaaaaaaatgaaatatattaaaataaaattctcatgtactattttcaaaatgataaaagaggtaattttcctttttataccTTCGGTAGACTGGCTGTAAAAATGACTACTTCgaaatattttgatatttcttttaaaaaattgtccacaccttttcataaaaacaaagaaaatgttataattaaatgttttGTTACATAAGTTTTATGtgttttattgtattatttttttttttttttttgcggtATACgtcttaattatattttttgtgcgcctttttgtattttcttttttcccttctAACCTGGTCTCTTATTTACATAAACTGAACAATTCCCTTCATTCAACTCAacctaaatatataaaaaattacaaaaagaaaaataaatttacatataatttataatgaatatataatatatatataaatagtgAAACAATAAATcacgcaaaaaaaaaaaaaaaaaaaaaaaaaaagtgtcatattcatttttaaatatataatatttcataattaCTTGTATCTTAAAAGAATTATGTTTGTCCTTCTTTAACGTGCTATGAACAAGTGTTTCATCTAAGTCAAGAACGATTGTTTTTCTTCCcttttgaataaaataaaatcaaaaatttttttttaaataaacgaaaaagaaaaataaggaaagGAAAAACGGCAAGAGGGGCACTGCACAGAAATATGTCCAAAGTGCAATTATCTACGTTTACAATTCTACATCATgtacaaaaatgaaatgaaaaaaaaaaaaaaaatcacaaAATTTAAAGCTTACTttatccttttctttttgttctcCCAATAAAGAATTACAAGTTTCAGAATTTTTGTTCTTCgtatttaccattttttcgcttgtattattttttaatatatttgttgtattgtatatatttagtaaGCTTAaacttttcaatttttttatttttttttttctctttaaatgaaatttattatttctaataattttgtttaatccATTTTCACTATTCAGAGTGATAATACTATTTGAacgttttatattttcaaaaaaaagaaaagacttaaatttcataaaataagaaCGCAGTTCTTTTGtacccttttttattatctccACTTTGCGCTCAACTTTGTCTTCATTTTCTCCTGCGCCTTCCCTTTTAAATCCTTTCCCAAATTCACCCTCAATTCCGTCTTCAagatcttcttttttctcgtagtaataattattacaattgTTTTCATTAGGAAGACTCCAAATCATATTGTCgatttccaatttttttttaacacttGATAAATAGTCGTTACCATCTATATTATCATCTGTCTCATTATCACATTTGATAGAATTATTAACGTTactaatttgtattttaactGACCTGTTTTCATTACTTAGTTGTTTTTCGGAACTTGCCTCTTCTAAATAGGGTGCACTGTCTTTACATGATTCAGAagtgttcattttttttaaatgatttgTACTACCTATATCACACATATTAACTTGCTTTCTATCACTTTCATATTGTTCGTCTTCtgtttttttaagtttttcttCAATATTCTTTTCTACATCTTCAAAAGGTTTCGCactgtatatttttttttcatctcgAAAAACATTTTCCTCCTTCCTAATTTGTTTATCCTTCTTCCCTTTCTCCTCTTTTAAACCTAAAGTATCTGTAGATgcaatttcttttattttattattttttttttcttctgtactacttttatttaaattctCTTTATCGACGTAATTTTCATTTCTGCACATTTTCAACTTCTCAGATTTACTTATGGAATCATcagattttataaaattgtaaCTTGCCAAATGTCCTAAATCTTCTTTTGTTctcatatatcttttttccttttttaaatgaataccATTTACTTTTCtagataaattaaatagttcactattcttaataaaattttttagccttaatttatttttttcaaaaaaaaacattttttttttggtacaCTTTTCTTCGTCATATATGTCGGCGagtccatttttttttttttttttcatgtatcTTGAGTATGccagatttatttttatatcttttctatttttttccctaTCTTTTTCATAAACGTAGTGAAATGTGCTTCctctttttatctttattctTTTGTATACATCTTTGCAAAACAAGTCGAAATCATTTTCATAATTCGTATACTTAACATCAAATCTGTCATTATTGGGGTGTACTacattattttcaatattactttttactttatttttgttatttttagcACCTACTTTACATCTATATACGTTAAAATTAGCCAGTTTATCTTCATattcatcctttttttttccttcatgATTGGCAACCCACCTTCCACCTTTCTCCTCATCATACAAGTATACTTCTACCTTATTCTTGGATTTTGAGTTATTTCCTCTTTTGATTTCATAcctcttattatttttacttgtttggaaacatttaatattaaatcctttatttatttctgtCGTGGTTTcctcattttgttcattcgCATCTTTCTTCTGCTTTCCCAGTGATACATTTTTCAGAATTTTCTCTTTCCCATTCTTAGTGTATATCTCATTAtctacaaatattttattatcattttcgcTGATAGggcatttgttttttatttttttttttttttcaccatTCGCAGGGTGCTTATGCATAATAAAGTTTTCATTTATGTCCTTTTTAACAgaacaagaaaaataatCTTTATTTATGTTGTTCTCCCTACCTTTTACGTCATTCATTGAGCTTCCTTTAGTAGAAAGAACACCGCTATAACTGCTAGCACTAGCTATACTAGTAATTCTAGTAATGCCACTCTGTTTTATGCTAATACCTGATGAACAATATTCTAAGATAGCATCATCATCACTCgcgcatattttatttttaccaaaattattattgcGAGTTATACTACAgtttctctttttaattatgttaaaTGTTGTATTTTCTTTAGGTTTAATGTATCTTGCCTTTtccttatttaaaaaaaggaagtttTTCATTcctctattttttttgccttcATACACCACAccatattcataatattcttttttcttatcctttaaaaattctttaagcgaatgtatacttatatttgcatatttgTTATTAGTTTTAaagtattcttttttattaacatttatacttttatttaaatttatttgttctttcCTCTCTTTAGTACCATTGtaacattttatattgtttttcttatgtttaatcatgatatttttaaacgCGTCTTGACATAATATGCTATTATTTTCTccattatatattctatttttacttaacTTTGCTAAACCAGAGATGGCTAAGGTCCTGTTTGttgatatttctttttctttatatatttcttcctTCTCTTT
It encodes the following:
- a CDS encoding NLI interacting factor-like phosphatase; this translates as MGESYVHIHKNEGENILLKLSDDVLTDELEYALVPQYILPKDKKQRDGYCILKKKNFIINKREIKDIKRMKKGVDGKLGNNFSFSPDSYNNKYNSDINGIRNNINDNCNSNSNRNGNIHGNSNDNNYENSMSSSNCNSNYSITDNNYTTICNLKYFNSYLKNCKRNEKIASKFSQVNRNEKNERKKIIKMSCSSRSNYIFFNRLNKKKLKLAKGNNLPLSPVIKNIDERANNDMSCRKEIFVNQLSNSSKIIVNSAERIRILKKIFFKIKRKNEKLLRDKNFVESNLSRCLTDASTLHECDVTISKVGKEKEEIYKEKEISTNRTLAISGLAKLSKNRIYNGENNSILCQDAFKNIMIKHKKNNIKCYNGTKERKEQINLNKSINVNKKEYFKTNNKYANISIHSLKEFLKDKKKEYYEYGVVYEGKKNRGMKNFLFLNKEKARYIKPKENTTFNIIKKRNCSITRNNNFGKNKICASDDDAILEYCSSGISIKQSGITRITSIASASSYSGVLSTKGSSMNDVKGRENNINKDYFSCSVKKDINENFIMHKHPANGEKKKKIKNKCPISENDNKIFVDNEIYTKNGKEKILKNVSLGKQKKDANEQNEETTTEINKGFNIKCFQTSKNNKRYEIKRGNNSKSKNKVEVYLYDEEKGGRWVANHEGKKKDEYEDKLANFNVYRCKVGAKNNKNKVKSNIENNVVHPNNDRFDVKYTNYENDFDLFCKDVYKRIKIKRGSTFHYVYEKDREKNRKDIKINLAYSRYMKKKKKNGLADIYDEEKCTKKKMFFFEKNKLRLKNFIKNSELFNLSRKVNGIHLKKEKRYMRTKEDLGHLASYNFIKSDDSISKSEKLKMCRNENYVDKENLNKSSTEEKKNNKIKEIASTDTLGLKEEKGKKDKQIRKEENVFRDEKKIYSAKPFEDVEKNIEEKLKKTEDEQYESDRKQVNMCDIGSTNHLKKMNTSESCKDSAPYLEEASSEKQLSNENRSVKIQISNVNNSIKCDNETDDNIDGNDYLSSVKKKLEIDNMIWSLPNENNCNNYYYEKKEDLEDGIEGEFGKGFKREGAGENEDKVERKVEIIKKGTKELRSYFMKFKSFLFFENIKRSNSIITLNSENGLNKIIRNNKFHLKRKKKIKKLKSLSLLNIYNTTNILKNNTSEKMVNTKNKNSETCNSLLGEQKEKDKGRKTIVLDLDETLVHSTLKKDKHNSFKIQVELNEGNCSVYVNKRPGVDNFLKEISKYFEVVIFTASLPKYANAVIDKLDKNDVCAYRLFRESCTFLNNNFVKDLKMLGRDLNNVIIIDNSTFVHKFCEDNCILIKSWYDDPNDRELYKLIPFLKKLSKKKSVLSDLKKYNKKNKKKILKYL